CTGCTCGGCCAGCGTTCGCCGGGCGTCCTCGAACTCGGCCAGTGCCTCGGCCGGCCGGCCCAGTGCGGACAGGGCGCGCATGAGCTGGCCCCGCGACCGCTCCCGCAACGGATGCGCGACGACCAGCTCCCGCAGCTCCGCGACCAGCGCGGCATGCGCGCCCAGCGCCAGCTCCGCCTCGATACGATCTTCGATGGCGGCCAGCCGCAGCTCGTCCAGCCGGGCCGCTTGCGCGGGTGCGCCCGCCAGGTCGATGACGTCGGCCAGGGCGGGACCACGCCACAGCTCCAGCGCCTCGCGTAACACGGCCACCGCGCGGGACCAGTCGCCGCTGGCGAGCGCGCGGCTTCCCGCCTCGGCGAGCCGCTCGAACCGGTATGCGTCGACATCGCCGGGATCAATGGCGAGGCGATAACCAGCCGGGTGGAACTCGACCGGGTTGTGCTCGGCGGGCAGGGCCTGGCGCAGCCGCGAGACCTGGGACTGGAGTGCGTTGGCCGCGCCACGGGGCGGGTGCTCGCCGTACAGGCCGTCGATCAGCCGCTCCGCGGACACCATCCGGCCCGCGTCGAGCAGAAGCAGCGCCAGCAGAGCGCGCAACCGCGGACCGCCCACGGGGATCTCGCGCCCGTCGGCCAACAGCACCTGGGTCGGACCCAGGATGCGGAATCGCATGACCCCGATTGTCACTCACGACCAGCCCGTCCCTGCTATCCGGCAAGGCCATCGTGCGAACCCGGTCAGCTCGGCTCGCCGGCCCCATCGGGTTGGCGGGTCAGCCCGCCGTCGTCCGGGGCGGACGCGTCCGGCGGTCCACCGTTGACCGACGGCACCGCCCCGACCGGGGGTGACACCGGAGTAGGCATGGGATGGGCCGCGCCAGGGGCGGATGCGGCGACCTCCCAATCCGCCGGCCCCGGCGCCGACCTGGGTGCCGCCAGTGGGGTCGGCACCCCACCGAGGACGGGCCCGGCCGGTCGGGGAACCGGGCCGGTGCGGGCGGGCGGGGCGCACTGCCTGGTCAGCCAGTCCAGCCCGCGCCGGCGGGCGACCACGGTGAGCCGGTCGCCCGCGAAGATCACCTGTCGGGGGTCCAGGTCCCGCCACCAGATGGTCTTGGCGCCGCCGGCTGGGGTCCGGGCGATCAACCGGACCTGCCCATCCCGGTTGACCACGTCGAGCGGCCGGCCGTCCAACTCGGAGCCGGGGGCGACCGGCACCTCGGCGACCGGCAGCGCATGCCGGTCGACCGGAATGGTGGTGATCACCGCGCGCTCGGTGAGTGCCCCGATGAAGGCCGGAGCGGCCAGGTAGGAGACCGAGCGGGACACCCCGAGGGCGAAGGTCTCCTCCACCCGTTCGGCGAAGTCACCGTCGAAGAGCCGCAGCACCACCCGCAGGTCGTCGCGGAGATCCCGGGCCGCCAACGCCGCCTCCAGGTTGGCCACGTCGTCGGTGGACGCCACCACCAGCGCCTGACAGTCCGCCACCGACGCAGCGGCCAGGGTCTCCGGCAGTGCGGCGTCCCCGACGATCAGCGGCACCTCCAACTGGCGGGCCAGGGCGGCGCCACGCGGCTCCGGGTCCTTGTCGATCGCCACCACCTCGACGTCGTACTCGCGGAGCTGGGCCATCACCCGGGTGCCGACGTTGCCGAGGCCGACCACCACGAAGTGACCGACCCGGGCGGGCTGCAGCCGGCCGGTGTGCAGGGCCAGCCGCGCGTTGACGATGCCGTCCACCACGACCGCGGTGATCAACGGAATCAGCGCGAGCCCGGCCAGGTTGAGCACCACCTGCATGATCTGCGCGTCGGCCGCCTTTTCGGTGTCCGGGTCGGCACCGCTGAGGGTGGTGACCAGCGTCAGGTAGAGCGCCTCGGCCGGGGAGACGCCCTCGGCCCGGGAGATCAACGTGCCGAGCAGCGCGATCACCGCGAGCACCAGCATCACCGCGATGCCGATCTTGCGGGTGGCGAAGCCGCGTACCGCGCGCAGCAGCACCGCCATCGGACGGCGCCGCCTGCGCGCCCGGACCAGCCGGCGGGCGGCGACCTCGGTGCCCGGCGGCTGCCCGGTCGCCTCGGCGAGCACCAGGTCGGCGTCGGCCTGCTCGGCCGGCAGCAGCTCCACCCCCTGCTCCTCGCTGATGTCGGCCAACGCGCAGACCACATCCTGCGGCCGGACGTCGGCACGGCGAGCCACCCGCAGCGTCTTGTCCCGGTGCTGGAACGAGCTCGGGTCGACCTCGCCGAGCGCGGCGGCGACGAACGCCGGTGCGGCCATCTCGGCGTCGGAGAGCACCTCGACCGGCGCCTTGAGCAGCTTGCGCACACCACCGGCGAGGGTGCCGTTGAACATCCGCAGCACCTGACGGACCCGCTGGTCGACGG
The nucleotide sequence above comes from Micromonospora sp. NBC_00389. Encoded proteins:
- a CDS encoding potassium channel family protein; this translates as MAEPWRDRARRAVEWNWRLRSAGDPRPHYVICGRDALAYYVARAMLESELPAGGARVTVVVPERYRTNGPDVAGLRGVRVVRSDRLDVATFEAAGLAGATGLALLHQDDVGNLHAALCAQAVDQRVRQVLRMFNGTLAGGVRKLLKAPVEVLSDAEMAAPAFVAAALGEVDPSSFQHRDKTLRVARRADVRPQDVVCALADISEEQGVELLPAEQADADLVLAEATGQPPGTEVAARRLVRARRRRRPMAVLLRAVRGFATRKIGIAVMLVLAVIALLGTLISRAEGVSPAEALYLTLVTTLSGADPDTEKAADAQIMQVVLNLAGLALIPLITAVVVDGIVNARLALHTGRLQPARVGHFVVVGLGNVGTRVMAQLREYDVEVVAIDKDPEPRGAALARQLEVPLIVGDAALPETLAAASVADCQALVVASTDDVANLEAALAARDLRDDLRVVLRLFDGDFAERVEETFALGVSRSVSYLAAPAFIGALTERAVITTIPVDRHALPVAEVPVAPGSELDGRPLDVVNRDGQVRLIARTPAGGAKTIWWRDLDPRQVIFAGDRLTVVARRRGLDWLTRQCAPPARTGPVPRPAGPVLGGVPTPLAAPRSAPGPADWEVAASAPGAAHPMPTPVSPPVGAVPSVNGGPPDASAPDDGGLTRQPDGAGEPS